The genomic interval CAATTTATGGTTTATAAAAAGCAACTTCGGGATTTCAAAAATAAGCCAGGTAAGTTTCTAATGCTTGTCATTGGAGATAAAACCGGGCAGATGGAGGCAAAGGTGTGGGATAATGCCGAGAAGGTTGCCTTAAGGTTTGAAGAAGAAGATGTTGTTTTATTAGAAGGTCGAATTGAATTATTCAACGATAAATTGCAATTAAATGTAAGTAAGCTCTATAAGATAGATGCGTATGACATCGGTAATTTC from bacterium carries:
- a CDS encoding OB-fold nucleic acid binding domain-containing protein; its protein translation is MPKQFITELKDHDVVNSQFMVYKKQLRDFKNKPGKFLMLVIGDKTGQMEAKVWDNAEKVALRFEEEDVVLLEGRIELFNDKLQLNVSKLYKIDAYDIGNFLPETSKDVDKLFDYIKSIDIQNKYLKSLLDSFL